The window TGTATATCGTTGTATTTAAAAGTATGGTTGCGACTTCCCCAAATCGTGCGTGCGACAGATGATGTGTGCCTGAACATGCCCGACCGGAGTGGTTGAATCAATGGAGATCCGTGTTCAGCTTGTGTGCTCTAATAATTGAGACTCGCTCTTCTGTGCTTGCTGACTTTGGAGGTTGTGCGAATGTGGCTTTTGGGCTCATTATAGAGGATCGCTTTATGTATTCAGCAACTTGAAGGATATGCAGGCCGGTTGCTGAATGCACTCATCCCCTCGCCAGGTACGTCGAAACTCTTCGACGAAGCCGAACTAGTGAATGGCTGACTGGTGCCTCTTCGGGCAGGTCATCGGATGGATAAGAGCGAACCCATAGGCAACAGTAGGGCGTGCCCTCGCACGATTGAGATTATAGAGTATTCCTATTAACCCCCTTTTCTGCGATCTGCCATGTCGCTAAGTAATTGTATAAATGCTATTTTATATCAAAAAAGCAGGTTTTTAGGGATTCTCTATAGTATTCCGTATAAGTTGATATAATATTGCACGTCACATAAAATCATCTATGAAGTATGACACATCCAGTAGCTTTTAAATGGATTTACATGAAGTGGCGCAAAGAACTATAATCCAAGCTGCTGAGCACACAGGAGCGTTCAGCTATTATAGCCCATGTTCCTCCTGCTGGGGTTCATGCCATCTCCACTGGAAATAAAGGGGTTGGTCCCCTTCCAGTGGAAACGAAGGGGAGATCACCATAACTCTTAATACCATCCATGCGAAGAATGAATTGTTCGAGGGAGTTCTCGTGACCACTTCTAGCGGGTTATTTGCCAGCTTTGTTGGACAGGGAGGCATATTCAGGTCGCGGGACGTCTTGCGTCCCACCTACACCCCAAAGGAGCTGCCCCACAGAGAGGAGCAGATACAGGAGCTGGCATCTGTCCTGGCTCCGGCACTGCATGGCGAGACGCCATCAAACATCCTGATCTACGGGAAGACCGGCACAGGAAAGACAGCTGTCGCGAAGTATGTGGGCAAGGAGCTGGAGGAGGCGGATGCTGGATCCGCATGCTCTGTCATATACCTCAACTGCGAAGTGGTCGATACACAGTACAGGGTTCTTGCACACCTCGCCAGGCACTTCGACAAGGACATACCCATGACCGGCTGGCCCACCGATCAGGTCTACTCGGAGTTCAGGAACGCGCTGGATGAGAAGAAGCGTGTGGTCGTCATAATGCTCGATGAGATCGACAAGCTTGTCAGAAAGGGCGATGATGTCCTTTACAACCTCTCCAGGATAAACTCCGATCTGGTCCAGGCGAGGGTGAGTCTTATCGGCATATCGAACGATCTGAAGTTCACCGAGTTCCTGGACCCGAGGGTCAAATCCTCGCTTGGTGAGGATGAGATCATATTTCCGCCTTACAACGCGGAGCAGATACAGGACATACTGGAGCAGCGGGCTGAGCTGGCGTTCAGGCCGGGTGTGCTCGCGGATGATGTCATACCCCTCTGTGCGGCCTTCGCGGCGCGGGAGCATGGTGATGCGCGTCGCGCGCTGGACCTTCTCAGGATAGCGGGCGAGATCGCGGAGAGGGCGAGGAGCCAGATGATCACTGAGGAGCATGTGAAGGCGGCAAGGGAGAAGATCGAGCAGGACAGGGTGGAGGAGGTCATAAAGACGCTCCCCACACAGTCAAAGCTTGTGCTTTACAGCATACTTCTCCTGGAGGAACAGGCCGCCAGGAACATAACAACGAGCGCAGTCTATGGCATGTACAAGCAGCTCTGCCCGCTTGTCGAGGCAGACTCTCTCACACACAGAAGGATCACTGATCTCATAGCTGAACTAGATATGCTTGGCATTCTTCACACTGTTGTGATAAGCAAGGGGCGCTACGGAAGGACGAAGGAGATCTCTCTGAGCGTTCATCCGCCAAAGCTTAAGAGCATACTGCTCCAGGACTACAGGCTCAAGGATCTCGCAAGCTTCAGCGTGCCCACACAGGCCCGCTTCGGTCCCATCTGATATGCAGAAATGGGCAGGGTAAAAGTATACTTCAGGTATCGAATCGCTTCAGAGGCTCTTGCAGACAGGCGCCCGCTGGGATAAATCCTCTGAGTTCCTGAGGTCACACGCTGTTGATCTCAATGATCTGAGTGCACAGAACAGCGGGATGTTCTGGATTCCACAGCGTCTTGCAGATTTCTGAGTCTGCAGGGATGGATTCCGGCTTGCAGCTAGGCAGATGCGCAGCTGCATATCGCCGGTGCGTATTTGTATATCAACTTTGGAGATTAAAGATGGTGTTGTTTTGAGCGAGAAGTCGGTCAGGAAGTCTGAAAGGGAAGATGCGGAGAGCACATTTGCGGGTTCAGTGCCGGATATGCCATGCGATCAGAGTTTTTTCGAGAACGATTTGATGAATGCGGATCTGTGGGTTGCGCGTGGCAGGTACCTCATGAGGGCTCTTGGAAGGTACTCAGATGCGCTGGATGCGTTTGAACAGGCGATCGAGCTGGATCCGTCGCATGCAAGGGCCTGGAGGGGGAAGGCAGCCGCTTTGAACAATCTCGACCGCTATTCTGAGGCGCTTGAGGCCTGCAAGCACGCCCTGGAGCTCGACCCGTTCAACTCCAGAAGCTGGATCATCAAGGGTTTCGCTCACCACAGCCTGGGTGAGTATGAGGAGGCGGTCAAAAGCTACGACAGGGCGATCGAGCTGGATCCGATGGGACAGGATGCGAGAAGGGCCTGGAACAATCGGGGCGCTGCTCTCGATAACCTTGGGCAGCATGAGGAAGCTCTGAGATCATACGACGAGGCGATCATGCTTGAGCCGTTTGATGCATATGCATGGAACAACAAGGGTGTCTCTCTTGTCGCTCTCAAGAGATACGATGAGGCACTTCTCTGCTTCGAGAAGGCCATAAAGATCTATCCTGGATACTGGACCGCCTGGATGAACAGGGGTGGGTGCCTGAAGGCCCTGGGCAGGCTTGAGGAGGCCAAGGAGTCACTGGATATGGCGAGGAGGATAGAATCGTCCTGATTCAGCTGTATGTCATTGAAGCCTGCAGCGTGTTGGTCTCGGTGACCGCTATTAGCCGCTGGTTCCGGGTTTCTGAGCAGATTCGAATGCTGAGCAACGACCTGAATACGCGAATAGAGTATGCGGCGCATCAGGAGGCGCCCCATTTGTCATCGGTTAAGGATTTTCTGAAAATATATTGGACATGAAATTTGACAAATTGAGATCTCCCCATAGTGGAGAGTTTGATTCAAATCGACCGCCTGTGGGCTTGAGTCCTGATAGCAGTACTGAGGCGAGATAAGACTATTAA of the Methanothrix sp. genome contains:
- a CDS encoding ORC1-type DNA replication protein, whose amino-acid sequence is MFEGVLVTTSSGLFASFVGQGGIFRSRDVLRPTYTPKELPHREEQIQELASVLAPALHGETPSNILIYGKTGTGKTAVAKYVGKELEEADAGSACSVIYLNCEVVDTQYRVLAHLARHFDKDIPMTGWPTDQVYSEFRNALDEKKRVVVIMLDEIDKLVRKGDDVLYNLSRINSDLVQARVSLIGISNDLKFTEFLDPRVKSSLGEDEIIFPPYNAEQIQDILEQRAELAFRPGVLADDVIPLCAAFAAREHGDARRALDLLRIAGEIAERARSQMITEEHVKAAREKIEQDRVEEVIKTLPTQSKLVLYSILLLEEQAARNITTSAVYGMYKQLCPLVEADSLTHRRITDLIAELDMLGILHTVVISKGRYGRTKEISLSVHPPKLKSILLQDYRLKDLASFSVPTQARFGPI
- a CDS encoding tetratricopeptide repeat protein, translating into MSEKSVRKSEREDAESTFAGSVPDMPCDQSFFENDLMNADLWVARGRYLMRALGRYSDALDAFEQAIELDPSHARAWRGKAAALNNLDRYSEALEACKHALELDPFNSRSWIIKGFAHHSLGEYEEAVKSYDRAIELDPMGQDARRAWNNRGAALDNLGQHEEALRSYDEAIMLEPFDAYAWNNKGVSLVALKRYDEALLCFEKAIKIYPGYWTAWMNRGGCLKALGRLEEAKESLDMARRIESS